The segment CCAGTGCTTCACTTACCACAGGCCTCACTGTGCTCATCTATGCAATGGGCAATGCGAGCACTCCGTATGGGGCTGCTGGGGGACTGGATGAAGGTGGTGTGTGAAGCTCCTAGCACAGGGCAGAAAGCGTTTAATCCACACGTACTGCCATTACTGAGCCAATCCCCTCCACTGTCATTTAGGGCTCTGAGCCTGCGAAGGAGCAGACCTCGGCAAGGTCCGCAGACAGAGCAACAGAGCCCGTCCCTCCCAGACCCGTGGCCACGCTGCTCTGTCCCACCTGCCCAGGTAGAAAGCCGAGGCAGGACCAGGTCAGCAGGCCCAGGATCTCAGGACGCATCCCTTCTATCTGAAGACAGGCTCAGCTGAGACCCGCCATTTTTATCTCCCCTCTTTGGGGCGTTTTCTGATTCAAAATCAGTCCCATCACCTCTCCTCCAGGATCAGACCCTCCCGTTAGGCGAGGCCCAGGCCCACCTTGGCAGGTCTTGGTGTAAGGACTCCAGTTCTCCTTGCTGATGATGGGCAGGCAAACCTCTCCATTGTGCCCCACGTTGGGGTGGTAGATCCTGGTGGTGAATGTCACCGTAGGGGGCTTGAACGGATAGTCCTCAGGGAAGTTGATGCGCAGGTGGAAAGCCTTGAGGTTGTAGGGTGGCTTCTCCTGCGCAAGAGAAGGGGTGAAGCTCTGTTCCAGCACACGTCTGCTCTGAAAAGCCTGTTTTCCTCCCGGGGCCTTGGTCTGGCGGCCCCTCTCCCGGCCTCGCCCCTGGACTCCGAGGAGTCCTCTGTGGCACGCCCAGGTGGGACCATGAACGGACATGGGTGGCTCCTGTACTCACTGGGCAACTGAGCCGTGGAATAGTGGAGTCACAAAAGAACACTGGCCTGGGAGTCACAAAAGTCCCACCCTGGCTCTTTCTGTGCAACAACTGTGGGCCAGCCACCTCCCACctttgggcctcagcttcctcattcgAAAACGGGGTCACATCTGACTAGGACTatctcagctctttttttttcactggATAATTaatttctgtccatttctgttgAAAAAGAATCGACAAACACGATGGTGTAAGTGGATGGTAAAATGACTACCACCATGGGCTCAGTGAACGTCCGTCTTCTCACACAgatacaattaaaaagaaaagatggggcacccgggtggctcagtcggttaagcatccaactcttggtttcgcctcaggtcatgactgcatggttcatgagtttgagccccgcatcctgctctgtgctgacagtgcagagcctgcttgggattctctctctctctctctctctctctccctctctccctctctccctctctctctgcccttcccctgctctctaaacaaacaaacaggggcgcctgggtggctcggtcggttaagcgtccgacttcggctcaggtcatgatctcacggtccatgagttcgagccccgcgtcgggctctgtgctgacagctcggaacctggagcctgtttcggattctgtgtctccctctctctctgcccctcccctgttcatgctctgcctctctctgtctcaaaaaataataaacgttaaaaaaaaataaacaaataaataaataaacttttaaaaattccatctaTAGATGAGTTCATagagaatttgtctttctctgcctgactcatttcacttagcataatgccttcaaggtccgtCCATGATGCCACAAATGGCCATCTCGGCTTCAACATCTTCATGTTGCAAAAGAAGAATGCAATAGAAGAATGAAGCATGGGAGAAATCATTACTGGGGGGGGGCGGAATGGAGAAAATGAGGGGATCATAAGAAGTCAGGGgcctgggaatgtaaaatggtgcagccactgtggaaaaacgtatggcaattcctcaaaaacctaaacatagagggggcgcctgggtggctcagtcggttaagcatccgacttcggctcaggtcatgatctcatggttcgtgggttcgagccccgagtcgggctctgttgacagctcagagcctgcagcctgcttcagatcctgtgtctccctctctctctgtccctcccctcctcatgctctttctctctcaaatggattaaaaaacttaaaaaaaaatccaaacacagaATTGGCATGGGATGCATGCTAACAACCCAAATACTCACTGACGGATGAATGCAGAAACAAAAAGTGGCAtacatgtacaatggaatattattcacccttaaaaaggaatgaaattctgacgtGTGCcccaacatggatgaactttgaagacattatgctaagtgaaacaagctagagaaaaaagaacaaatactgtatgactccacttaCGGGAGGTACCCAGAATAGTCAGATTCACagccataaaatagaaaatgagatgCCAGGTgatggggcggggcagggggagagggaatggggagtcagtgtttcatgggtacagagtttcgGAAGGGGAAGATGAAAACGTTCCggaggtgggtgatggggacAGTTGCACAACAATGCAATGGGGTTAGTGCCCCtgaaatgtaaacataaaaagggtaaatatttttattgtgtactttaccatgataaaaaaattttacagaaagaaagaactcGGGGGCTGGAGTGACTGGGGGTTAGGGGTAGCCAGGGGCCAGTAGAAGACCCTCCAGACTTCGAGCAACCTGAAAAACTTCCCTGGGTGCCTATTCGGTGCCACCTTGTGTTAAGAGCTTGACAAACATTAGTCCATGCAGCAGAGGGCAGGGGTTCCATGGACTTTGGAGCCACGGTATGAATATTGGCTCTGCCactctagctgtgtgaccttaggcaagtaacttaacctctgTGCTTCCCTATGACAATAATAGGCTTCTTCATACAGCTTATGTGAGaactaaatgagttaatttatGTTAAGGGCTTAGAACAGCACATGGAAAGCACTACCTGTGTGTCAGTAGGTAATACAGTAGGTATTATGAAAACTCACCACTATTAGCATCTACATTTTCAGATGAGGGAGCTCAAGTTCAATGTCTTGTAACTTGCCCAGGGCCCCAGTGGAGTGCTGGAGGGGACCCCAGAATTGCCAACTCTATGTCTCCACATGTGAGCACTAGTCTACACCCCTAGAAGGGGGGAGCCCCAGAACTCGGGTGaccccagcacagagtccagggGCTTCCGGCTGCTTCCAAAGCTCCAGATCCTTTCAGAGCCTTCGTTACTGAGAAGACAGGACAAGGACATATGGATGTAAGCCCACAGTCAAAGTCTTAAGAGAACTCCTCTTAGTTAGCAGAGGGCAAAGGGGAGCCATAGGGGTCTTGGGTGTGTCTGAGATAAGAGATGGGGCAACTGTATAGGGCAGGTAAGGAAAATGGCTCAGCTTTTCATTCTTGATGATAAGAGACCAAGGCCTGTGCAGTGGAGACAGAGCCGAGCATGAGGCCTCAGAAAAGGACAGGAGAATGTCCATGTGTCCTGTCTGCAGGGTTGCATGCTGGGCTTCCTGGGTCTTAACAGAGGAGCCTTGGACTTGAAGGCCCTGGGAgcccaccccagctctgcctcaAGCCCACCATGTGGCTTTGAGCTCCTCCAGGAATCGggatcctcatctgtaaaatgaagaagcTGGGCCACCCCGAGGGCTTTCATACTATACCTTAGGGTCAGCTGAGAAAGTCTGATTTCCTTCTAAGCTTTcggtttatttttcattatttttttttaagtttactttatttgagagagagagagagagcaaaagtcagaaagagaggagagagagagagaatcccaagcaggctccccactgtcagtgcagacccccatgtgaggctcgatctcaccaactgtgggatcatgacccaagccgagatcaagagtcaggtgcttagccaactgagccacccaggtgcccctgagtttgGGACTTAAAAAAAGCACTCGGCTATtcttccagctctgccacctctttttttttttttttttttttttttttacaaaaaaaattcattgcTAAGTGCTTAGAGAAGAGTTGGTGTTTTATAGGTGTTGGCCAACTGTCTCACTGGAAGGGGGCTTCTTTGCTGAAGCTGTGGAGAATTGAACTTTAGTCCCAACAAAACTGCCATTGGATAAAAGTATTATGAAAGCTCACCACTATCAGCATCtactatttattatattatattatattatattatattatattatattatattatattatattatattatattatattattatactatactatactatattatattataattatattatattatattttatatattatattaatactaTTATATTATACTACTATTATTATGTCATTTTGGCAGCACTGATAATTGGAAGCTAATCATATTTTGTTCTGCGTCAATATCCTAAGagccctagaatttttttttccaacctcaAAAGTGATCCTATTTTAGCCATTAGTAAATCGTAGGAAAGTCAGTATCCTGCCACCTTATTCTGTGTGACCTTCTGTGTGACAAGTTACTCAACCGCctcagcctccatttccccaACCCTAAAAAGATGTCAGTCTTCCTCATGGAATGGTTGAGAGGGCTCAGTATGACTGCTCAGGCAATGCCCTGGAAACAGGGCTCGGTCCACAGTGGGTAATGAATGGCAACTCTTACTATTAGCTTTCAAAAGCTCATCCCGCTGTCAGCTTCCGTGATAAGAGGTGACAGGTGGGGCCACCTTGGTGAGCATGTATACGGAGACTGAGCTTTTAAGGGACAATCTGTCAGCTCATCCCACAGACCTGTCTGggttctccttcccctgccctccaACCATTCCTCCTTTACGGCTTCATCAGGCACCTCTGGGCCCCCTTAGCTGGCTGTTCTGCATCAGCCTTTGGTCCCCCAATCCCAAGTGTTGAGAGTGACGGaaatgtcttttgttatgttaatgaggtagCTTTGGAAGCACCTAAGGAGGGGGGCTATAGTCGGGGGAACCAACCAGGGGGTTAGAGGgttggaggggagaagggctagAGTTCAGTCACCAAAGGCCAaagatttaatcaatcatgcttaCGTAATAAAGCCTCTGTGAAAACCCAGAAGggcagggttcagagagcttctgggctgGTGAACGCGTGTTGGCTTGGGGAGATGGCGTGTCCAGAGAGGGCTTGGAAGCCCCGCGCCCTTCCCCCATCTTGCACTGGCAATCTAGCAAGTAAAAtgcttctgagttctgtgagccgccCTAGCAAATTAAGTGAACCTGAAGAAGGGGTCATGGGAGCCTCTGATTTATAACCATTCAGTCAGAAGCAACCGGGACTTGGGACTGACatctgaggggaggagggggagggtgtgtAAAAGGGACAGTCATGTGGAACCCAGCCTTTAATCTGTGGGATCCAATGCTATCTCCAGGGTAGATGGAGTCAGAAGTGAGTTAAATAGTAGGACACAGgacatccaggggtgcctgggtggctcagctggttaagcgtccgactcttgatttcagctcaggtcatgatctcatggttggtgggttcaagctccaagttgggctctgtgcttgcagtgcgggacttgcttgggattctctctctccttctctctctgctcctcccctgtttgcactctctgcctctctctaaataaataagcattaaaacatgtttttgggagggcacctgggtggctcagttggtgaagcgtccaacttcggctcaggtcatgatctcgtggttcacaggttccagccccgtatcgggctccgTGCTTCTgtctcccccgtctctctctgcccctcccctgctcatactctgtctctctctctctctcaaaaataaataaaacatttaaaaaattctaaaaatattgtttttaatagtaggacacccagctggcgtCCTAAGAATTGcttggaggtggggcagagacacCCCTCCACACACTGGAATTGTGCTCAGACCAGAAGACGCCCACCTTGGTCTTGCCGACTGTGATTTCACAGTATTCTCTGAAATGTGATgtcccccaggtgtccctgttgccCACCTTCTGCCTTCTCACCCACTCCTCCACCTTTACTCTCATCCACCTCAGAGCTAGCCTCCCTAGGGTATCTAATCAGTCCCTGGAGCACCTTCTAGCACCTTCTTCCTCTGGcccctgaggcccagagcagctgTCCTCACTCCAAGCCAGGTAAACGGATTGCTTCAACCTAGCAGCCCACTGGACACGACCGAGGTTCGTATGTTGCCCCGAGTCAAGCCTTTCCCTATTTTTCAGGACTAAAGGCCGGTTGAAAGAGAAGAGGGCACAATCCAGGCCATTGCATTGTCAGTAAAAAGACCAAATCCTAAATAATCAAATGAATGGTTCTTTTTATCTTCCAAAGAGCTAATGACAAGtttcactgttttaatttttatgtccaTGTAATTAAAGGTGTATAATGACTCTCCCACAGAAAAGATCTTCAGtctattaataataaaagagaaatccTGCACTCAGATTGGTCCACTAGAATATTATTTTCAGGGGGAGATTTTACTGAGAGAGATCTAATAAATGGAGACAAATCAGAACGGTAAAGATGAGTTATCTACGTCGCCCTATGTAACAACAGTTGTCCggtcattatattattatacacctggaactaatacaccactgtaggttaactatgctagaataaaaaagaaatagttgtcTGAAATatgatctttaaatttatttttggggggacgcctggatggctcagttggttaagcatccaactttggctcaggtcatgatctcgtggtttgtgagttcgagccccgcgtcgggctccgtgctgaagctcagagcctggaggctgcttcggattctgtgtctccatctctctctctcctccccccgcccactcatgctctctctccctctctcaaaaataaatacgcattaaacaaaattttttaaaaagactatcaattttaaaaaaacattaattttttttaaatttacttatttatttggaggtaGAGAGTGTgcgtagaggaggggcagagagagagggagagatagagaagcccaagcaggctctgcactgtcagcagagagtcctgtgtgaggctcaaacccacaaaccgtgagatcatgccctgagccgcaagagtcagacactcaaccaactgagccacccaggcaccccaggaatatgagaaaacaaaatacattttgggtTTGAAGGAGCAAATTCTACCAACTACGAACAGGAACTTTATCCCCAGCCTCCGGCAAAGGTCCAagagatcttttctttcttcttttgatgcTGTTTGTCTGTTGTAGCTTCTTGGTGGGCTTGGTGACGGGTTGTCACCGGGTGGGCTTGTCCTACGGGTTTGAGGACAGGCTCTCCTACCAGATCCAAAAATCTTTTAACCTCTTCATCGGTCGCTCTGACCTCAGAAGCAATCAGTCCAGAGACCTCCTCTACCAACGACTGACCTCCAGTTACAAAAAGGACTCCACGACAGGGGAAGTTCTCACCCAGTCCTCAGCCTCCCTGCCCATGGCTTTGGCCTGTCACCCTAATCAAAGGCCATGATCCCCGGCGACACTCACAGGCAGGAGGAGGGCGTGCCACACCAGGACATCGGCATCATGGCTGAACAGGTTCCGTAGGTACCGGGGAAGCTTTGCCTGGAGACTCTCCAGCTCCTGCAGGGGATGCATCAGTGAGCAGCTTGCCGGTCTCCCCTACTtcagccccccacctccctgtcccAGCAGCGAGCTGTCCCAAGTTTCAAAAAGGACACCCTCAGGGGCAGAAGCTGGCGAAGTCAGAGCCCTCAACTACTGAGCTCTCAGAATGTGTCAGGCACAGCGCTATGTGCTTTAAGTGACTTATCCGACTTCAGGCTCACCAAGCTCTGGAGGTACTGGGTGGGAGGAAGGTGCAGATCGCTGCTTCCAGATGTTACCGCTTGGGAGTAAACTCTCTTCAGAGCCTTTCCTCCTGAAACCAAGATACCACCTGACCTCTGTCATCTTGCTGTCTTCCTGAAAGGGCCtaactctctccctccctccctccctcctcacagcATGCATTGCGTGTCTGGCATGACGACAGGCCCTTACAGTGCTCAGAGTGGACAGCAAAGACAAAGTCCTCCAGACCAGGCCTGGGGAAGGAAGATGGTTCAGACAGACTGCAGCAGAGAAACACATCACGCAGAGAAACAAGGGGACAAGGAGTGACTCACCCCGTCCCCTAGAGAGGTAGCCCAGATACCCAGACATCAGCGGATTCTCCCTACAGCCCTTTACGGAGCATCCTCTAGCGACACTTGAGTAAGAAGGGCCCAGCCCTCGAGAACTTTGCTGGAGTGATGGCAGAAAGGTGAATGTGACTATGTGAATAACGGGTATGGACACATAATAGGGAAGAGGACAGGGGAGCGGGAAGGTTTCGCAGAGGGTGCCACTGTGCCAGGCCATGCAGGGAAGGGGACAGGCACCAAGGCAGAGGCCGGGTCAGAGCAAAGATACAGGGTGTTCCATGCAAGCTCAATAGTTATTGATGGAAAAGGGATCCACGGTCAAGTACATCGGAAAGCACAAAGCTAAACAGATTCCTTTACTGCAGGACTTCCCAGAGCCTTCAGTGTGCTATTGTGCATCACAAATCTCCAAGCTGTGCGCCCACAGCATGCAGAACTTCTCAAACACATCAACCAAGGAACCCGTCTCCTCTTCAGGGgtcaacagactttttttttttctttgaaaacaaaacaataacaataacagatAAGAAGACACTCAAGGGCAAGGTCATATGCCTCTGGAACAGCAAATGGGTATAAACCATTGGTTGTCAACTGGGGGCAGTTTGACCCCACACCCCCAGCGGACACTAGGCAATGcctaggccttttttttttttttttttaaagtaggcttcacagccagtgcagagcccaatgcagggcttgaactcatgactctgagctcaagacctgagctgatgaggcacctgggtggctcagtcagttaagcatctgactcttgattttgcttggggccatgatctgatggttcatgggatggagcccccggTCAGGCTGTGTTGGcatcgcggagcctgcttgggattctctctctccccctctcctgcccctcgcctgctcatgcacatgtgcacttgtgctctctctctctcttaaaaataaattaaaaaaaaaaaaaaaaaaaagacctgagctgagatcaagagtcggaacgcttaaccgactgagccaccaggcacccctagaacatttctggttgtcacacATTGGGGGAGTGATGCCAGCATCTAGTGGGTTGAGGCCAGGGATGCCGACAAACATCTTACAAAGAATTAGCCAGCCCCAGATGTCAACAGTAACGAGGCTGGGAAACTGTGGTATAAACAAAGGTGGCTCAAAACCAGTTCACAGTTTGGGAGGGGCTTTTCATACTGTGGACCTCGTGAACTTTCTCTGAACCCCCAACACATAAACACAACCCTGGCCCCATCTCCTATCTCTTAGCTAGCCCATACTCTCTATTCATAACAAAAAACTGCTTCTTGCGCCTTCTGCACAGAGTCTCTGATCCCTCacttattatattaaatttttttttaatgtttacttatttttgagagtgagacagagtgcaagcaggggaaggggcagagagtgagggagatacagactctgaagcaggctccaggctctgagctgtcagcacagagcttgacatagggctcaaactcacgatccctGAGAttacgacctaagccaaagtcaggtgcttaaccaactgagccacccaggcgcttctgacccctcatttatttttcactccaTATTTGCTACCATGAGTCCTAGCTCCAGTATCATCTATGACTCTTTGGCAAGAATGAAGTTCTAGGTCAAACAGAGAAGCTGTGGAATGGACACTTTCCTGACTTTACTATAACTGAGATCATTTGGGAcatttcgtttctttttttttttttaatttttaaatgtttatttatttttgagagacagagagagacagagcatgagtgggggaggagcagagagagagggagacacagaatccaaagcaggctccaggctctgagctgtcggcaaagacagctcaaactcacgaaccacgagatcgtgacctgagccaaagttggatgctcgaccaactgagccacccaggtgccccttgggacTTTTCTGTTATAAATGAGTTCTCCCAAAAGATTCTGCAAGCCTGAGGATGTGAAACCCAACCTAGGACACTCAGCTCTTTCTTAAGGCCTATTAGGAAATCACCTGactcagagaaatagaaaataaaagtaaagaggCCACTGGAAGGGTGTGCAGGTTGGAGCCCTACCAACCTGGACTCCTATCCCAGTCCCATCACTCCTTACTGGGTGACCCTGGACAATCGAGttattctctctgagcctccacttcctcatctgtaaaatgggggtataCGGCTTCtctcacagggttgctgtgagaatCTGATGAGCTAACGTAAATGGCCAGGCACTTAGTGGTGCCAGTGTGATAAATACCGGCTCCTAGATCTTTCCCACTTGGCTAGAAAGACCCTTTGCCCCACTTTGTTGCCAACCTCTGGATTTCAGTTCTTCTGGATTGAGCCTGCTCTGTGTTCCAACCTGAGACTCTCTAACTCTCAAAGGCGGAGAGGAGAAGGCAGCCCTCTTCACCCCCTTAACCCTGCTCCCACTCTGCATACTGGAAGGGCACTTCCAAGAGAGTCAAAGTCTGGGGCATGTCAGGCCCATTTCACCtgacctctctttcttccccacctgTG is part of the Felis catus isolate Fca126 chromosome D1, F.catus_Fca126_mat1.0, whole genome shotgun sequence genome and harbors:
- the UBE2L6 gene encoding ubiquitin/ISG15-conjugating enzyme E2 L6 isoform X2, which encodes MSASKRVAKEKPPYNLKAFHLRINFPEDYPFKPPTVTFTTRIYHPNVGHNGEVCLPIISKENWSPYTKTCQVLEALNVLVNRPDLGQPVRLELADLLKQDPELFHREAREFTLKYGVDRPS
- the UBE2L6 gene encoding ubiquitin/ISG15-conjugating enzyme E2 L6 isoform X1, which produces MSASKRVAKELESLQAKLPRYLRNLFSHDADVLVWHALLLPEKPPYNLKAFHLRINFPEDYPFKPPTVTFTTRIYHPNVGHNGEVCLPIISKENWSPYTKTCQVLEALNVLVNRPDLGQPVRLELADLLKQDPELFHREAREFTLKYGVDRPS